ATTAGTGGCTACTGATAAATTGAAAAGAGAGGATGGAAGTGAAGCTGCAGAGTGAAGCTGCAGATGAAAGTTTGTTCAGAAAAATTGTAGGCGGCCTGTTGTATCTCACTGCAACCAGGCCAGATATAATGTTCTCTGCCTGCCTGCTTGCAAGATTCATGCACAACCCTTCTAAGATGCACTATGGGGCAGCTAAAAGGGTTCTAAGGTACATACAAGGCACGATTGATTATGGAATTGAGTATGTGACTGGAAAATCTGCACTCTTAGTATGTTACTGTGACAGTGACTGGAGTGGATCTGAGGAAGATATGAAAAGCACTTCTGGATATGCGTTTTCATTTGGAAGTGGTGCTTTTTCGTGGGCATCAGTCAAACAACACAGTGTGGCTCTTTCTACTGCAGAGGCAGAGTATGTGAGTGCAGCAGAAGCTACATCACAAGCGATTTGGCTCAGGTTTgttcttgaagattttgggGAAGAACAGACCACTGCAACAACTGTGTTTTGTGACAACACTTCAGCCATAGCAATGGCTAAAAACCCAGTTTTTCATTAACGGAGCAAGCACATTAAAAGgaagtttcattttattagAGAAGCAATACAAGAAGAAGTGATTGAACTGCTCTACTGCAAGGGAGAAGAGCAGATTACTGATATCTTCACCAAAGCACTTCCCAAAGACAGGTTCGACTATTTGAGGAGAATGCTTGGAGTGAAATCAGCTAGCTctttagaagggagtgttaaaATGTAAACTGCCTAGCTAATTTCAGATTAGTTAGTAAGTTCGAAgtcaatttatatttaatcTGTTCTAATCTTTGTGTTAGCTGAGTACCTTGAGCTTATATGCCAGGTGCAATGCTTGAGTCTGTTTTCTATTCCCAGCTGTTAGGACAACTATGTATTGCCATGTGTCATATTCACATTGGCTTACTATTACAATCCGTTAGATTTGGAATCGACTGATGTAAGAGATCATGCTATTGTCATGAGGGAATATAAGCTCTGCTGCAATGTTCATGCAGAGTAAGCATTTTGTTATATCAATCTCAGtttctctgctctctctctctctctctcagtacATTTCTTGCTCCCTTTGCAATCCAAATATTCAACAAGCCCATGCAAGAGGTGGACTGGTATTTCATGCAACGCTGCAGGCAGCATCATCAAGATAAACCTTACCACATCCGGTATACAAGGTATGTTGCATGAATTCTCATTCTTGTCCTTCCCGAATCTCGAATATCTCGACCTCAGCATGAATAAACTCTTTGATGTCATCCCACCTCAAATCAGTTACCTCTCTAAACTCGTTTATCTTGATCTACCTTGTAATGAGTTGTTTGGAAGAATTCTGCCAGAAATCGGTGGCCTAAGAAATCTTACCATCCTCTATCTCTTTGCAAATAAACTTTCTGGCAAAATTCCTAAAGAGAGAGGGAACTTAAAATCTCTTGTAGATCTAAAGTTGTCCGTCGATAGTTTAACAAGTTCCATCCCTCCAAGTTTTGGAAGCTTAAAAAAGCTAACAACCTTGTGCTTGTCCAAAAATGCACTTTCTGGTTCTATTCCTCAAGAGATGGGGAACCTGAAATCTCTCGTGGAGCTTTATTTGTATGAGAATCAGCTCAATGGTTCGATCCTGACATCACTAGGTAACTTGACAACCCTTACCCATCTATTGCTTTACACAAATAAATTTTCTGGCACTATTCCTGATGATATAGGGAAAATGGAATTTCTTGTGCATCTCTTCTTATCCAACAACAACTTCACTGGTTGTATCCCTAAAAACTTTGGAAACTTAGAAAAGCTACAGACGTTGTACTTGTACAAAAATCAACTCTCCAGTTCAATTCCAGAAGAATTAGGGAATCTGAAATCTCTTGTAGGTTTAGATTTGTCTTACAACAATTTAACAGGTGGCATCCCTCCAAAATTTGGAAACTTAAAAAGGTTACAGTTGTTGTACTTGCATAACAATCAACTCTCTGGTTCGATTTCAAAAGAGATAGGTAACTTAAAATCTATTGTGGATCTAGGGTTGAGCGAGAATCAACTCAATGGTTCAATTCCTGCTTCATTTGGTACCCTGACCAATTTGGAAATCTTACATCTACGGGATAACAAACTTTCCGACCCTATCCCCAAAGAGATAGAGAATCTTAAGAAGTTGACTAAACTGCACTTGGATACTAACCAATTTTCTGGTCATTTGCCCCAACATATTTGCCAAGGTGGACAACTCACAAACTTTTCAGTACACAACAACAATTTGACTGGTCCAATCCCCAGAAGCTTGAAAACCTGCACATCCTTATTCAGAGTCCATCTTGAAGGGAACCAATTGACAGGCAATGTATCTGAAGTTTTTGGCGTTTATCCGAATCTTGATTTTATAGATGTAAGCCACAATAACTTGTATGGTGAAATCTCACTCAACTGGGGACAATGCCCACAGTTAAAAACCCTACTAATGGCAGGAAACAAGCTTACCGGTAGCATACCACCTGAGATAGGCAATGCAAACAAAATTCATGTGCTCGACCTTTCTTCAAATCGTTTAGTTGGGGCGGTTCTGAAGGAATTCGGGAGACTGACTTCTTTGGTGAAGCTGATGTTGAATGGAAATCAACTTTCGGGTCGTATACCTTTCGAATTTGGATCATTGACTGATCTTGAATATCTTGACATGTCAAAAAACAGTTTCAATGAGTCTATTCCGAGCGTTCTAGGTGGTTTGGTTGAATTAAACTACTTGAATTTGAGCAACAACAAGTTCAGTCAAGCTATTCCATTTCAGTTAGGGAAGTTAGTTCAACTGTCCCAACTAGATATAAGTCATAACTCTCTTGAAGGACAGATGCCATCAAAAATTAGCAATATGGGGAGTTTGGAGACGCTTAATCTTTCCCACAACAATCTTTCTGGTTTCATTCCCACAAGTTTTGAAGGCATGCATGGCTTGTCCTTTGTGGACATCTTCTACAATGACTTAGAAGGCCCCCTTCCCAACAACACCGCATTTCGAGATGCAGCACCGGAAGATATACAAGGGAACAAAGGATTGTATGGCAATAATGGAGTTTTGCAGCCCTGAAATGAACGTAGCTCAAAAAAGGACCAGAAAAGGATATTGGTAATCACATTCTCTCTTCTAGCTGCGCTTTTACTTCTGTCTTCTTTCTTTACAGTTGTCTTTGTATtagataaaagaaagaagcttcAGCATTCAGATCCAGAACGAAATAACATGCATGAAGCAATTTCCTTTTTGATATTAAACTTTGACGGAAGAGCGATGTATGAGGAAATCAAAAAGGCAACACAAGATTTCGATTCGATGTATTGCATTGGAAAGGGAGGACATGGAAGCGTCTACAGAGCGAATTTGTCATTTGCCAACGTAGTAGTGGCCGTGAAGAAACTCCATCTGCAGCAGGACGGCGAGAAGAATGTTGAGAAGGAATTCCTAAATGAAGTAAGAACACTGACTGAGATACAACACCAAAATATTGTCAAGCTCTACGGTTACTGCGCACATAAACGACATTCGTTGTTGGTGTATGAGTATCTTGAAAGAGGTAGCTTGGCCGCAATGTTGAGCAAAAATGAAGAAGCTAAAGAGTTGGGGTGGAGTAAAAGAGTGAATATTGTTAAAGGTGTAGCTCATGCCTTGTCTTACATGCACCACGATTGCTTGCCTCCAATTGTACATGGGGACATATCAAGCAACAACATTTTGctggattttgaatttgaggCCTCTGTTGCAGATTTCGGCGCTGCCAAGTTTTTGAGCACAAACTCAACTCATTGGACTTCCCTTGCAGGCACATATGGATATGTAGCACCAGGTAATATTGATggtctctcttttttctttttctttaaaaaaaaatggtattaacaaaaatatttatcattcattttttgtttcaaagACAAATTAGTTTGAACACCACAATTTTTGTGAATGTTTTCTGAGCAGAGCTGGCGTATACAATGGAAGTGAATGAAAAATGCGATGTTTATAGCTTTAGGGTGGTCACATTGGAAATAGTTGTGGGTAGGCATCCAGGAGATCTTATTTCATCTCTATCAACgggctcctcctcctcatcctcctcGTTGTCGTCATCATCATCTGCATTACTAGCCAATCAAATGCTGGTTGTGGATGTTTTGGACCAATGCATTTCGCCGCCGACACATCAAATGGCAGGGGAAGCGGTCGCTCTTGTGAAGATAGCATTTGCATGCTTGAATGCAAGTCCACAATCTCGTCCAACGATGAAGCAAGTTTCTCAACTCCTCTCATCAACTCAGACACAGAGGCTGCATTTGCCAAAGCCATTACCTATGATTACATGCGGTGAATTGCTTGCTTTCAATCCTTTGACTACCTGATCAGGATGTGGTTAATTCCTACTGCCAGCTTTCTGCTTTGAAACAATAAGTGTCCTAattgttgttttcttattgttttctaattttatttacttcGGTCCTTTGTAGTGCTTTAAGTTTTTAGAACTtgtttcatatatttttatatgtgTGGTGTTTTGTAATATGCTGCTAAGAGTACTTCTAAAATAGACATGAATTATAGTTTGAACACCAATTGGAGAGAAGTGTTGCCGTCAAGGCTCTAATTAAATTGATGCAAactaattcaaatttcaacGATAACAAATCAACGAGACTATACAACGATAATATTGCACACGAAACTTAATATACTGCGGTTAAAAGAacctcaaaattaaaataataaagcaAACCATAACATTTCGATACAACATGCTTATtggaaatcaaatcaaatgacATATATTGATTAACGTGAACATACTTCTTCATATACGAGTATTTggtttgaaaattttccaatGAATGTTTTACATAGATTGTGATTTATATGGTGTTAAGATCCCTCAATGATCTTCTCTGTAATCTTTGTTAATGTCTGTTTCTTGactcaaaaaacacaaaccaTGAAATCTTCAACTTAATTTTCGAGGGTAAAATGGTATACGTACAAATGCTGGGAAGCacccttatttgataaaataattttttttggtaataagacaaaatttaaaaacagagaaagaatatcagaaaagaaagaagaaaaaagcagCAGGGTTGAAAAACCCTAACGAGCGGGATTTGGGCGTCAAATTTCTTAACTTTGAAATGTTACATCCAAAAGCAAGCAGAGCATAGTGCTTGGCATGGTGCGTAATCTGGAGAATGAGCCTGAGGGCTACAGAGCATAGTGCTTGGCATCACCAGTTCTTTCCCGGAACTTGTTAATTCTGCATTCTGAGCCCCAGAATTCATAATCCCAGGCAAGTTCATATTTCAAAACCAATTTCtctgttttcaattttgatgttGAAATCACTGcaaaaaattcaccaaaatccTGAAAAATTTGATAACCCAAATGAACAAAAGGCTAATCtcactctcattctctctGAGAAGCTCGGTCCGGCTTCACAGGCCTCCTCTCTACCACTCAATCTCTATCTTGTTTTACTCTTCCTCCAAACCCAAAAGGTCAAAGTTTAACTTCGTCTCCAAAGACGGAAGGTCAAAATCAACGCCCAAAGTAGCAGTAGCTGAATATTTAATCAACCAGCACCAGTTTTCCCCAGAAACTGCTTTGAAAGCCTCATCATCCATCGCTTTTCTTAAAAATACCGCAGAGACGGATTCGGTGCTTTCATTCCTAAAAGAACGCGGGTTCTCCAAAACCCAGCTAGAGGAAGTGGTTAAAAGGATCCCGAGGATCCTTCGTGCCAATCTTGACACGACCATCAAACCCAAGATCAAGATTTTCCAAGACTCTGGCTTTTCAGACTCCGACATTGCGGATGTTATATCCTCTTACCCCTGGATTTTATGGAATAGTGCTGATAATCGGCTTGGTCCTGCTATTTTGGCATTGAAGAACATTCTGGGCTCCAATGCTGGTGTGCTTAAGGTTTTAAAGTTATGTGGTTGGTATCTCAAATATGACTTGAAGAAGACAATGATTCCCAATATTGAGATTTTGAAGAGTTTGGGTATAAGTTCGTCGCAGATTGTCAAATACATTTGTCAGTTTCCCAGATTTTATCTGCATACGCAGGAGAGCATTATGGATTTTGTTAGAAGGGTTGATGAAATGGGTTTCGATAGGAAGTCCAAGATGTTCCTATCAGCAATTCGGACCATTAGTTCGATGAGTTTGGAGACCTGGGAAATGAAGGTGAAGCTTTTCCAGAGTTTGGGGTTTTCAGAAAAGGGTGTCTTGGTGGCGTTTAGGAGGGCTCCCCAGGTGTTTTGTATATCTGAGAAGAAGATTAAGGAGGCAACAGAGATGCTGCTCAGCTCTGGCAAGGCTGATATCGCATTTATAGCTAGTCACCCAGAGTTGCTTATTTGTAGCGTTGAGCACAGGCTGAAACCACGACTACAAGTTATGGAGAacctagaaaagaaaaatctactTAGGAAAATACCTAGTTTGACCACAATCTGCAGGTACACTGATCAGAAGTTTGCTGAAAGATTTGTTATTCCTTATGCAAATGAACTTGAGGTCTAACATGACCAGTGAAGAGCCAAGCTAATGcgatttgaatatttttagcTGGCACTGGCATTTGATGATGCTTGTAACTTGAAggaagagtttttttttttttttggcgggggggagagagaagagcATGGAAAGGAAATAGAAAGGTCATGATTGTTTTTGAGGTATGTTCTTTTGAGCACTCGTGTTTCCTTCTAATAGTCTTTGAAAGTTGTAACACTCAGATTATTGTTATTGTGGATCTGGTTATACCTTCTccatttattaatttctttaaacTTTGAATGCCTTAAAAAAGAGTGATAGTTAGCTTATTTGCTACTCAAAGTTATACTTTGTAGTCTTTTAGGTTTCAAGT
The window above is part of the Prunus dulcis chromosome 1, ALMONDv2, whole genome shotgun sequence genome. Proteins encoded here:
- the LOC117619683 gene encoding secreted RxLR effector protein 161-like; translated protein: MEVKLQSEAADESLFRKIVGGLLYLTATRPDIMFSACLLARFMHNPSKMHYGAAKRVLRYIQGTIDYGIEYVTGKSALLVCYCDSDWSGSEEDMKSTSGYAFSFGSGAFSWASVKQHSVALSTAEAEYVSAAEATSQAIWLRFVLEDFGEEQTTATTVFCDNTSAIAMAKNPVFH
- the LOC117619694 gene encoding probable leucine-rich repeat receptor-like protein kinase At1g35710, whose translation is MNKLFDVIPPQISYLSKLVYLDLPCNELFGRILPEIGGLRNLTILYLFANKLSGKIPKERGNLKSLVDLKLSVDSLTSSIPPSFGSLKKLTTLCLSKNALSGSIPQEMGNLKSLVELYLYENQLNGSILTSLGNLTTLTHLLLYTNKFSGTIPDDIGKMEFLVHLFLSNNNFTGCIPKNFGNLEKLQTLYLYKNQLSSSIPEELGNLKSLVGLDLSYNNLTGGIPPKFGNLKRLQLLYLHNNQLSGSISKEIGNLKSIVDLGLSENQLNGSIPASFGTLTNLEILHLRDNKLSDPIPKEIENLKKLTKLHLDTNQFSGHLPQHICQGGQLTNFSVHNNNLTGPIPRSLKTCTSLFRVHLEGNQLTGNVSEVFGVYPNLDFIDVSHNNLYGEISLNWGQCPQLKTLLMAGNKLTGSIPPEIGNANKIHVLDLSSNRLVGAVLKEFGRLTSLVKLMLNGNQLSGRIPFEFGSLTDLEYLDMSKNSFNESIPSVLGGLVELNYLNLSNNKFSQAIPFQLGKLVQLSQLDISHNSLEGQMPSKISNMGSLETLNLSHNNLSGFIPTSFEGMHGLSFVDIFYNDLEGPLPNNTAFRDAAPEDIQGNKGFSKKDQKRILVITFSLLAALLLLSSFFTVVFVLDKRKKLQHSDPERNNMHEAISFLILNFDGRAMYEEIKKATQDFDSMYCIGKGGHGSVYRANLSFANVVVAVKKLHLQQDGEKNVEKEFLNEVRTLTEIQHQNIVKLYGYCAHKRHSLLVYEYLERGSLAAMLSKNEEAKELGWSKRVNIVKGVAHALSYMHHDCLPPIVHGDISSNNILLDFEFEASVADFGAAKFLSTNSTHWTSLAGTYGYVAPELAYTMEVNEKCDVYSFRVVTLEIVVGRHPGDLISSLSTGSSSSSSSLSSSSSALLANQMLVVDVLDQCISPPTHQMAGEAVALVKIAFACLNASPQSRPTMKQVSQLLSSTQTQRLHLPKPLPMITCGELLAFNPLTT
- the LOC117614195 gene encoding uncharacterized protein LOC117614195, which encodes MNKRLISLSFSLRSSVRLHRPPLYHSISILFYSSSKPKRSKFNFVSKDGRSKSTPKVAVAEYLINQHQFSPETALKASSSIAFLKNTAETDSVLSFLKERGFSKTQLEEVVKRIPRILRANLDTTIKPKIKIFQDSGFSDSDIADVISSYPWILWNSADNRLGPAILALKNILGSNAGVLKVLKLCGWYLKYDLKKTMIPNIEILKSLGISSSQIVKYICQFPRFYLHTQESIMDFVRRVDEMGFDRKSKMFLSAIRTISSMSLETWEMKVKLFQSLGFSEKGVLVAFRRAPQVFCISEKKIKEATEMLLSSGKADIAFIASHPELLICSVEHRLKPRLQVMENLEKKNLLRKIPSLTTICRYTDQKFAERFVIPYANELEV